CCCACCTGGTTCGCGCTCGGCGACCGCGACCTCGCCACGCACCTCTTCCGCACCGCACGCCTGCGCGCGGGCTGGCCGCTCTCCCGCGTGACCGCAGCGCTCGCGCGCGTCCACGGGGTGGCGGCGCGCATCATTCCCATGACCGACGACCCCGTGCGCACCTTCGTCCACACCGAGGCGGGGCGTCACGCCTTCCAGGACTATCTCGTCCGCCGCGGCGCGCGCGGACGCGTGCGCCGGATCGAGGTCGCGGGCGCGCGGCGCGCCCGGCCGGCGCCGGGCGTGCTCGCGGCGCTCGCCGCGGCCGACGCCATCGTCGTCGCGCCCTCCAACCCGCTCGTCTCGATCGGCCCCATCCTCGCGATCGCGCCCATCCGCCGAGCGCTCGCGCGCCGTCAGGCGCCGGCCGCCGCGATCTCGCCGCTGGTCGGCGGGCGGGCGGTGCGCGGGCCGCTCCATCGCATGCTGCGCGGGCTCGGCCTCGAGGTGTCACCGGCAGGCGTGGCCCGGCTCTACCGGGGCCTGGTCGACGTCTTCGTCCTCGACCGGGTGGATGCCGCGTGGGCGCCGCGCGTCGAGGCCCTCGGGTTCCGGGCGCTCGTCACCGACACGCTGCTCGCCACGCCCGCCCGCGCGGCGCGCCTTGCCGCGGACGTGCTGCGTGCGCTAGACCCGCGGCGCCGATGACGATCGCGGTGATCCCGGTTCCCGGCCTGCCGATGGTACGACCCGGCGACGACCTCGCGCGCCTGCTCGGCGACGCCATCGCCGAGGCGCGGGTGGGTCTCAAGGCGCGCGACGTCGTCGCCGTCTGCCAGAAGGTGGTCTCGAAGGCCGAGGGATCCGTCGTCTCGCTCGACGACGTCGTCGCCTCGCGCTTCGCCGAGCGGCTGGCCGCGTACACCGAGGGCGGGAAGGACCCGCGCGCGATGGAGGTCGTGCTGCGCGAGGCCAAGCGGATCGTTCGGATGGACCACGGGCACGTGATCGTCGAGACGCGGCACGGCTGGGTATGCGCCAACGCCGGCGTCGACGAGTCGAACGGCGTCGCTCCCGGCGTGCTGACGCTGCTCCCTCACGACCCCGACGCGTCGGCCGAGCGGCTCCGCGAGGCGCTCGGGAGCCGCTTCGGCGTCGAGCTGGCGGTGGTGGTGACCGACACCTTCGGCCGCCCGTGGCGCGAGGGGCTCGTCGAGGTG
This is a stretch of genomic DNA from Deltaproteobacteria bacterium. It encodes these proteins:
- a CDS encoding 2-phospho-L-lactate transferase, which encodes MTVTALAGGVGGARFLRGLARLVEPRRLTVIGNTGDDEEFFGLHVAPDLDTVLYTLAGRSDPVRGWGVARDTFACLGALGRLREPTWFALGDRDLATHLFRTARLRAGWPLSRVTAALARVHGVAARIIPMTDDPVRTFVHTEAGRHAFQDYLVRRGARGRVRRIEVAGARRARPAPGVLAALAAADAIVVAPSNPLVSIGPILAIAPIRRALARRQAPAAAISPLVGGRAVRGPLHRMLRGLGLEVSPAGVARLYRGLVDVFVLDRVDAAWAPRVEALGFRALVTDTLLATPARAARLAADVLRALDPRRR
- the cofE gene encoding coenzyme F420-0:L-glutamate ligase, which gives rise to MTIAVIPVPGLPMVRPGDDLARLLGDAIAEARVGLKARDVVAVCQKVVSKAEGSVVSLDDVVASRFAERLAAYTEGGKDPRAMEVVLREAKRIVRMDHGHVIVETRHGWVCANAGVDESNGVAPGVLTLLPHDPDASAERLREALGSRFGVELAVVVTDTFGRPWREGLVEVALGCAGMDPLLDLRGREDLAGRTLHHTVVALADEIAAAAGLVMEKDSGVAAAVVRGVRYTPGRRGAAAALVRKPEFDLFR